The Bradyrhizobium sp. CCBAU 051011 DNA segment GCGCAGTGGAGCGATCGTAACCAAAAAGACTAAAAGCATTGATCCAAAAATATCCGGCAATCATTGCGAACATGTAGAAACCGGCAAAGTAGCCAAAACTGAATCTCGCAAACACAAACGCGGGAGAAATCAGGCTTGTCAGGGCTAGCGCCAGATACATGCCTGCCTGGGGAGGGGCGACAGTGTATCGAACGTGGAAACTTAGTGAGTAGTCGGACACGATTGCCAACGAAAAAAAGAATAACGCAAAGAATGCGACCAAAAGAACAGCGCAAGATATGAAGCTGTATTTCTTGGTTTTGGTTTCTGGCTCCGCAGAAGTCGCCGTCTCACGATCCATGATCAGGATCCTTGGTCGGATATACTACTCAAGTGGCGCCACCATTTGCTTTGGGGATCAGTGACCGTTCTAAAATAATTCCGTGACGTCAGATACTAAAGCAACAGCCCAAGGCAGCCTGAAAGCAACGATGTTGATAGTGTCACATTAAGAAAACGCGCGGGATGATTGCACCGGAAAACCAGGATAAGCGGTCGGGCATCGTCGGGCGAGGCGGCGGTGGTTCAAGTTCTACTTCCGGGCGAACAGGGTGCTGCCACATCGAAATACCTCTTTCTGAATGGGTTTACAGCGTCGCCGTGGCTGCATGGCTTGAGCACCGCCTATTAACTGGAAACTAATGCCGCAGGCTGCTTTTGTGTATCCCGTTCGTAAATTCCTACACCGAGCCCAATCAATGCGAAAAGCAACAGATCGTGGCTAACACGTCCGTGGGCCATGCTTACGATGGTGACGTAGGCCAGTGAGCAAAAAACAAATCTAGCGCCGTCGTCTTTCTTTGAGAGCGGCAGCAGTCTGTATCCTGCGACGCCAATCAACATCAGTAGAGACAGAGCGCCAAGCCAGCCGAACTCGATTGCGGATTGCAATATCGTGTTGTGGACCTCAGTTCCCTTAATGCACGAAAGGGTGAGGAAGCTATCGAGGCCGAGTCCGAACAGTCCGGCACTAGGAATAATATAAAACGCATCGCGCAATAACGCCTTACGGATCGCGACCGAGTTGTTCAGGTCTAAGTCCAGGTTGCAACTTGGGAGAACGATCTTTTCGACCATCTCAGTTTGATTGTGTTTCTGTTGGGTGGAAGCCACTGTTTTCTGGATGGTTGAAATCTCTGTCTCCTGGGTTGCGTAGGTCATCAAGACCTTCGCCGTGTCGAATCGAGCTAATAAACCTACCGTTGAGCCAGCGAGCACAGTGGCAATAATGATGGCGATGTAAACCCGTTGCCGACCAGAACTTAGGACGGCCGCCAGAAGGAGCGCGACAACTATCGCGACAAAATAAAATCTCACCATCGCTGCTGCGAAAATGGCGACAGGAAGGAACAGTAACGCGGTCAGGACTACTCTGCGCCGCGGCGTCAATGGTGTCGTTACCAAGGCTATTAAGAGAAACCCGAATGCACCGAGAAAGTTGGTGGCCGCATCAAATCCGAACACGAGTGGCTTGCCGTGCGGATCGTTCCACTGCAAGATGAGGAAATAGGCCGTTATGACTGTGCCGATGGCGACAATTGGTGACGCAATCCAGAGATAGGTCGTCTTTAGGCATGCGAGATGTTCTGAGCGGACGAAGCGACAGCAAACATACGATGCAAGCGACACCGCCAAAATCACCCAATTTTTGGTCGGGGCTGTATCACCGTTTATGATGAGCGATCCGATTATCGACACGAGAAACGCAGCGAAGAACCAATCCGCTGAACTCATTTCGATGTCGCGCCGATAGGCAATAGACAAAAGACAGACTTCGCAGACCACAAAAAAGCCGCCCGTTAAGATGGAATTTCCCGTCACTCCAGCTGCGCTATAGATCAAAACAAAGATGGCATTGGCGGAGAGCAATGAGGCGAGGACGACGCCGTACATAGCTGTCCGCGTATCTCCTCCTGATATTTTTGGACGGCTAGGAACCCTCTCCGAAATCGTCATTTCAAATTCGGTCATAAGCCCTCCTCTCGTGGAGTCGCGAACCAAAGAGCAAATAGAATTACTGCACCGTGCGAGAGCATGGCGGTAGATAAAGGAACATTCATTAAGACGAGGGCTAGTATTGATCCGGAAAGGAAAACGAATTGATGGTTTAATCCGGCGGATGCTTTATTCCCAACCGCGATCACGAGCCCGCACAAAAGAGCAGCGATTGGCGCGAAGTATGGGCCTACGGAAGCGATGCCTTCGGAAGCAAAGAGGGAGGCGTTGTAATTACCGGTCGCATATTGGGCGGCTAAGGAGACGCCAAGTTGTGATGGCAGCGAACAATCAAACAGCCTTCCAATGACCTGGATCTGACAGAAATGCGTCAGTGGGTGATTTGAAAAAAAATGATTGTAATGATCGAGCCCGCTTGCTGGGATCGCGATCATTCTGAAGTTGACCAGTCTAAACGGCAAGCTGACTTCAGAAGCGTCGAAAGTCTTTATGATAAGCCCAAGAGCGAGCGGAATGAAAAGAGAAAGTATGACGCACAGTCTGACACTGAAGAACTTCAACAGCACCGTGAGTCCGATGAGCCACAATGGTGCAAACAAGGTCAACTTGTTCAGCGTGACGGGATAGAATGAAGCTCCGATGGCGAGCGCAATAGCGGCCAGACCGTATCGCCGTCGATGAACGGCCCACGCGTAAGAGAACGGCAAGGCCGCCGATACAGAAGCGCCAATTGGATAATTTAGCCATGCCGGATACTGAAATTGAGACCGGAGCGCTTCACCTTCGATAAATCCGATCAGATGGAAATCGAAGGATGATGCATATGCCACCGTAAGAGCGGCAACGATCAGAACGCCATAGACGACTTGATCGACTCGGCGCACTGTCAGCTTGAAGCGTGGTGTAAATGCTTTCGTCACAAACATTGCGGGGATTAAAAAGGCGATCAGCGACAGCGCGGCAGACCATCTCGCGATTGTTAGATCGTATCGAAGCGGCGTGAAGAAGCTCAGCCAGAGATAGCCGGCTACGATGCTCAGCATGTAAAAGCTGACCAGATATCCGAAGCTAAAGCGCGCGATCGAGAAAAGCTGGAAGCAGCAGCCTAAGGCCGCCACGGAAATAGACGCCGCTGTCAAGAATTGACGATTGTATCCGATGTGGAATGCCGGGTTTACGTCTTCGGAAACAACGACAAGCGAGACGCAAAGCAGCGCGAGATATATCAGCACTAAAGCCGATATCTGTACTGGCTCTTGCGGGAATAAGCGCGCGCGCGCATGCGAGTTGTCTAATGCCGTCACCCTCAATCCCCATAGGCCATACTACATCCCCATAGGCCATACTGCGCCTGATCTATGGCGCCCACCCCTACCACACACACCCCCCACTTAGGATAGATTGTCCAATACCGCACGGCAAATTTTGGGCGCAAGCCCCTACAGCGAACGAGAATATCCACCATGCCTCATTCGTCTTTTGGCGAGGGATTGCTGTGAGCCAGGTTCCGGTGGCGCAAATCAAGGCTATTGCCGGTTCCCGAGCTCGGTCCGGCCTCGTCGCCGCGATCGTCAGGGGATGGCCGGCTACGGAGCGCAAGGCGAAGCTGACGACGAAAACCCGTGCCGCGCAATTCCTTGCCCAGATCATGACGGAGACCGGCGGGCTCACGATCCTCACCCGAAAGCGGCGCCTATCGTTGCGAGGGCATGCTCAAGCAGCCAGGCCGTTGTCGCCGCCAGACCTTGCGCTTTTCGATCGCGCGCGATATCGCCGCGCCTCTCCTCCGCGATGCCGGAGATCGCCCGGTCGTGACCGCTGCGAAAGTGCCGCTGGAAGCGGCCTGGGCCGCGGCCGCCCGAGATCGATGCAACTCCCGTTCGTAAGATAGTAGCGCTGCCGAAAAGGTGCGGCGCCAAGGATCGCGTCAGGTCGCTTCTCGCTGCCGCCGGCGGCGGTCCCGGTGGTAGGCTACTGCATCGTCTTTGACATCGTCTCGAAGACTTGTCAGGATTAAAACAGCATCCGGTCTTTACCCCTGAATCAACCCGGCTCGTCCAATCGTAGAACCATAAGATTATCAATGAGAGTTCTGGTCACTGGCGGCTGCGGCTTTGTCGGCTCCGCAGCGGTGAGAATCTTGGTGGAGGCCGGTCACCAGGTCCTCAATATCGATAAGTTGACTTATGCCGGTGATCTTCGGACGGTCGCAGCCGTCGCCGACTCGCCCAATTACCGCTTCGAGAAAATGGATATCCTCGATCAAAGTGGAATCGTCGCCTCATTCAGAGACTTCGCGCCCCAAGCGGTCTTTCATCTTGCCGCAGAGACGCATGTGGATCGCTCAATCGATGACCCCGGCAAATTCATAGATACCAACATTCACGGCACATTCGTGATGCTGCAGACCGCGCTTGGCTATTGGAACCATCTGGATACGGAAGAGCGGGCGCACTTCCGGTTTATTCAAGTGTCGACCGATGAAGTTTACGGCAGTCTGGGCGACCAAGGGCATTTCACGGAGGCCACAGCATATCAGCCAAACTCACCTTATTCGGCGAGCAAGGCAGGGGGTGATCACCTGGCGCGAGCATGGTACGCGACCTTCGGACTTCCAGCGATTATTTCCAATTGTGCGAACAATTACGGCCCCTTTCAGAATCGTGAGAAACTGATTCCGACGATCATTCGCAAGGCCCTGTCGAGCCAGCCGATTCCGATTTATGGCCAGGGCCGGAACGTCCGTGACTGGCTTTACGTTAATGACCATATAGCTGCGCTTCTCGCTGTTTGCGCGAATGGTCGGACCGGCGGCAATTACAACGTTGGCGGACAGAACGAGATCAGCAACATAGACCTTGCGATAGCAATTTGTGCGCTTCTCGACGAACGTCGACCGCGTTCCGACGGTCGACCTCATGCCGAACGCATTCAGTTCGTTGCCGATCGGCCGGGCCACGATTATCGCTACGCGATCGATTCTACCAAAGCTAAGCGAGAGCTTGGCTGGCAACCACAGGAGAGTCTTCAAAGCGGGTTGTCAAAGACCATCGATTGGTATCTGG contains these protein-coding regions:
- a CDS encoding O-antigen ligase family protein, which codes for MTEFEMTISERVPSRPKISGGDTRTAMYGVVLASLLSANAIFVLIYSAAGVTGNSILTGGFFVVCEVCLLSIAYRRDIEMSSADWFFAAFLVSIIGSLIINGDTAPTKNWVILAVSLASYVCCRFVRSEHLACLKTTYLWIASPIVAIGTVITAYFLILQWNDPHGKPLVFGFDAATNFLGAFGFLLIALVTTPLTPRRRVVLTALLFLPVAIFAAAMVRFYFVAIVVALLLAAVLSSGRQRVYIAIIIATVLAGSTVGLLARFDTAKVLMTYATQETEISTIQKTVASTQQKHNQTEMVEKIVLPSCNLDLDLNNSVAIRKALLRDAFYIIPSAGLFGLGLDSFLTLSCIKGTEVHNTILQSAIEFGWLGALSLLMLIGVAGYRLLPLSKKDDGARFVFCSLAYVTIVSMAHGRVSHDLLLFALIGLGVGIYERDTQKQPAALVSS
- the rfbB gene encoding dTDP-glucose 4,6-dehydratase translates to MRVLVTGGCGFVGSAAVRILVEAGHQVLNIDKLTYAGDLRTVAAVADSPNYRFEKMDILDQSGIVASFRDFAPQAVFHLAAETHVDRSIDDPGKFIDTNIHGTFVMLQTALGYWNHLDTEERAHFRFIQVSTDEVYGSLGDQGHFTEATAYQPNSPYSASKAGGDHLARAWYATFGLPAIISNCANNYGPFQNREKLIPTIIRKALSSQPIPIYGQGRNVRDWLYVNDHIAALLAVCANGRTGGNYNVGGQNEISNIDLAIAICALLDERRPRSDGRPHAERIQFVADRPGHDYRYAIDSTKAKRELGWQPQESLQSGLSKTIDWYLDHPDWTMGDVCSEDRLGLGSSPGSLRENR